In a genomic window of Acidobacteriota bacterium:
- a CDS encoding PD40 domain-containing protein, translated as MNPHRLYRFDAFCLDATAKVLLRDGQPVTITRKAVETLLVLTENAGQVVSKEELLKAIWPDRVVEEANLTQNIAMVRRALAAERGTAAYIETFPGRGYRLVGPVELDETQPAAGNGHSFAKSMFVAESVAGPVAGEALLPATALEQPANGTPALAAAPVNLLATPKRNRALVLRGIWLLLPFALFLLAWYFWPRQPREAAAVFRVTSLTSLPGKESQPALSPDGKQVAFLWEQEDGQTPELLVQTDGISTALPIAKAAGHYSSPVWSPDGQALAYLRIGKAATEVLVTNLRSAAEVATVRLVTQFTPPNYGSPFRLLDWSPDGQWLVVSHAASTDKPNGLFLVNLATGERKRLTNPTEMVGGDLDPRFAPDGQAITFIRHMQRAHQELYLIPVTGGEARPLTAANKQISSHAWLGDGSGLVFASDRSGEFRLWRLHIKAGTANTDPERIEIFGAFPIELSLARKAPRLAYSVQQQDRNIWRLDLQEKSWQRLLASSAQDASPQYAPDGQRICFRSDRNGEEHLWVSDADGNNAMQITQSAVYPSVGHWSPDGRQIAFHNSKSGELYLTRELTPGRWETHPLGINGVHPVFAPDGAWLYAGTTKQIFKLPVTGGTPIEVVKTGGFSLGLAQDGKLLYFMRDVNDTVLWQARTDTGELARAVDGILPACTSCWALTPAGIYYLGSDKTSFDAQAIYFHRFNAPPGEADRLIIKYPEPLAPVGSGPFSLAPDLRHLLVVRMNPSNSDIMRVEPFR; from the coding sequence TTGAATCCACACCGACTTTACAGATTTGACGCCTTTTGTCTTGATGCCACAGCCAAAGTGTTGTTGCGCGACGGTCAGCCCGTGACCATCACCCGCAAAGCCGTCGAGACCTTGTTGGTGTTGACCGAAAATGCCGGCCAGGTCGTGTCCAAAGAAGAGTTGTTAAAAGCGATCTGGCCTGACCGCGTCGTCGAAGAAGCCAACCTGACCCAGAACATTGCGATGGTGCGCCGCGCCCTGGCCGCCGAACGCGGGACAGCCGCGTATATCGAAACCTTTCCCGGGCGCGGCTATCGTTTGGTCGGCCCGGTTGAACTGGATGAAACACAGCCAGCCGCTGGCAATGGGCACAGCTTTGCCAAATCCATGTTTGTGGCGGAGTCTGTGGCGGGGCCTGTGGCGGGGGAAGCGCTCTTACCCGCAACGGCGCTTGAGCAACCCGCCAATGGAACGCCCGCCCTGGCGGCGGCGCCCGTCAACCTGCTTGCAACTCCCAAAAGAAATCGTGCCTTGGTATTGCGCGGCATCTGGCTGTTGCTGCCTTTCGCTTTGTTCCTGCTCGCCTGGTATTTCTGGCCGCGTCAACCGCGCGAAGCCGCCGCAGTCTTTCGCGTGACATCGCTGACCAGTTTGCCCGGCAAAGAGTCACAGCCCGCGCTTTCACCCGACGGCAAGCAAGTCGCGTTTTTGTGGGAGCAGGAAGACGGCCAGACGCCGGAGTTGTTGGTGCAAACGGATGGCATCAGTACGGCGTTGCCCATCGCCAAAGCCGCCGGCCATTACAGCAGCCCGGTCTGGTCGCCCGACGGCCAGGCGCTGGCCTATTTGCGCATCGGCAAAGCCGCCACCGAAGTGCTCGTCACGAATTTGCGCAGCGCGGCGGAAGTCGCCACAGTACGCCTGGTCACGCAATTCACGCCGCCCAATTACGGGTCGCCATTCCGCCTGTTGGATTGGTCGCCCGATGGGCAATGGCTGGTCGTTTCGCATGCGGCCTCGACCGATAAACCGAATGGCCTGTTTCTGGTCAACCTGGCGACGGGCGAACGGAAGCGCTTGACCAATCCCACGGAAATGGTCGGCGGCGATTTGGATCCGCGCTTCGCGCCCGACGGCCAGGCCATCACCTTCATACGGCACATGCAACGGGCGCATCAGGAACTTTACCTGATCCCCGTGACTGGCGGCGAAGCGCGCCCGCTCACGGCGGCCAATAAACAAATCAGCAGCCATGCCTGGCTGGGTGATGGCAGTGGCCTCGTCTTCGCGTCGGATCGCAGCGGCGAATTCCGGCTCTGGCGGTTGCATATCAAGGCCGGGACAGCCAACACAGACCCGGAGCGCATCGAGATTTTCGGTGCCTTCCCGATTGAACTTTCGCTGGCCCGCAAAGCGCCGCGCCTGGCCTATTCGGTGCAACAGCAGGATCGCAATATCTGGCGCTTGGATTTGCAGGAAAAAAGCTGGCAACGTTTGCTGGCGTCTTCGGCGCAGGATGCCTCGCCGCAATATGCGCCGGACGGCCAGCGCATCTGCTTTCGCTCTGACCGCAACGGCGAAGAACATTTATGGGTTAGCGACGCGGACGGCAACAACGCCATGCAGATTACTCAAAGCGCGGTTTACCCGTCCGTCGGCCATTGGTCGCCCGATGGCCGCCAAATCGCGTTTCACAATTCCAAGTCGGGCGAACTTTACCTGACACGCGAACTGACACCGGGACGTTGGGAAACACATCCGCTCGGTATCAACGGGGTACATCCAGTCTTTGCTCCCGATGGCGCGTGGCTTTATGCCGGGACGACCAAACAGATTTTCAAACTGCCGGTCACGGGCGGCACGCCTATCGAAGTCGTCAAGACCGGCGGTTTCTCACTCGGTTTAGCGCAAGACGGCAAGCTGCTCTATTTCATGCGCGATGTGAACGACACCGTGCTCTGGCAAGCGCGCACTGACACCGGTGAATTGGCGCGCGCGGTGGATGGCATTCTGCCCGCCTGCACGAGTTGTTGGGCGCTGACGCCCGCAGGCATTTACTACCTCGGCAGTGACAAAACTTCCTTTGACGCGCAGGCCATTTACTTTCACCGCTTCAACGCGCCGCCGGGCGAAGCCGACCGCCTCATCATCAAATATCCCGAACCGCTCGCCCCGGTGGGCAGCGGGCCGTTCTCGCTCGCGCCTGATTTAAGGCATCTGCTCGTCGTGCGCATGAATCCTTCCAATAGCGACATTATGCGGGTGGAGCCATTTCGCTAG
- a CDS encoding translocation/assembly module TamB domain-containing protein — translation MELQSGMNTPTESNKKKWPRRLLGLSLGLLLLVGALGIAAWYYLRSDRFNRYVADKIEQGARDYGLRVKVGGFDYTWSVKTARLRDLEIVNQQTGQRIATIKQAVLGTEIPDLFALTLQRNVILKDLQLSGVELHVDIDAQGRHNFEGVRQPETRSENIKVDSSQLRIALRDSQFSYNDQKHLYTTTLEGLQARVEPVATTPNLQSPISNFKAQITSNGGSISYEARAARLNELTATATLNASGAQIESLQVNSQLGAVKASGKLEEWKDLRYAFDVETRADLHEALRVFAPAVDWKGAVNAKGQIAGTTGDAARFAFKGNADMPDLLVAPARLRNVTASGVNLSVQNSAAHYTADRVRAETVLADVVKLGNMATTGVKGEFKDKRTALTAQTATAARLEWPDGEAHDGVLRNVNFNLKERRFTVDGAASIAGGRAHSIEFGPATAQAEADNDIVTLNNINASALGGTATAEATVALTRNGLTRIKGNFAGLPTSNLLALSTVKAEQVPVSGTVKGDADISFVNSAPQKLSGTIRANFDGKGAASMDALAVNGTVLVQADNGVFNLQQAQFNTDVTKLNASGRLAVESNSDLAVAVTTTDASQLLTIAKAFPDAAQFIKDYEPLLTGDLQFNGRITGKLDASVIEGDLNASSVGMRDALLGVLTGKLYLGPNELRFQNGLLSASNGGSLKFDLATPLDALGNNNSGKLDAVIDKLELEAILAAVGAPSAMQFVAGNVSGEAHLTGLPKAMQGSGHINLIDGKIGNQAAELAQVDFKLDGQKVLLEKLEARLLQSGLVARGELDLEKKTYQLSGAAKQIALDRLAEAFELTQAEVKGAADATFNVSGSFDRVEDLRVELSAQAANVNVNGRDSGELKLTARTDPSGRIDAELMTGLFVAAGGQPQLVKASFDVRKDGRPVVIESAVRDLDLVAVLNTFAPDLASSFKGKFNGKLRIAGPTVNASGEATADLLRGGVTFDAIELQVQGNPVTVQTPLVVALEGPQLRITPTKLTGQGIDLSLGGELGLQDTGRMAFALNGQVTLANLPPVSPELRLDGVVTINNARISGTFAEPSLSGEILLDRIGIFSPDAPAAVEEGRGRIVLSGDKATLESFKARINEGALDVNGALTFAQLRPKEWNYTLKATNVDIIYAEVRATVNGTLNLAGTPEGQLLSGRADVSDAEYTGQIDLDGLVAGRNIAPGLSRFSAPGIGRRNPGLPPINLNVRVEARDSVVIRDKEINTVGSALLTLSGPLTDPSMAGRVSADGGTVRFRGQRYEVTTATLDLLGGGATPVLNLRAEGTTSGYRVTIGFVGPVDQLDLTLASEPTLTRDEILTLIATGRTENRSIAGGGSGSLLYSGVDAAASLFSSGLTKDLERQLGIIGINRFQIDPVFRPNTNPAARATIGGQLARSLYYSFATDLASEGDRTALVEYTFSNTFSTIATYTQGGTASRGINANNDFALEIRGRKRFSLGFKPDTPTLANTDPNANANATPPPAVRPKLPLANVAVTPLTGVSLSQRTLRELLPVMTQGFSRSLARLGERRLLNYLQEKGYFFADVKARCEPVSCGGDGLQLFYDVEAGERYRLSDVRFEGVTASKVDDIAAELQSQPANLLASVPFVRNLPLVGSLKRGLTSNELIRGDVETLRRVLLDRGFRDARVTSRYAVTEENGLVLVFNVEEGPQSRVADVIIKGNTLMTDGDVLFTVPIGTDDIFSLTQAAAGTQRIKQLYAQQGYLEANAELEVIELAPDRVRLQYNVTEGTQALVSEVEVTGTTKTKLNWVRRYYDFKTGQVLTPQQIRNTQRDLYATGAFREVGLRSELLDPVTGAHRITLNLTEAKPLLFVYGAGYSTDDGARGLIELTNNNIAGTMDALTLRLRASRREQFSQLLFTDLRPFGMKLPTTVSVFYNRNGDLRPSTRRREQLADGTVQDVPDVASFGLQRFAFFVQTERRLNQRTSLRFRYNFERANLFNFEQNFPETEVTRNERAVRLGIASVGITRDTRDNLLLPTKGQLFSADHQLATTLLGGNESYNKFFINYQRFHTLARETPVLKDSTLAVAARLGVASVFKAADRNGDGVISLSEQRLPISERFFSGGATTLRGFKFETAGPQGILEPRPGTRDLPTLVPLGGDAEVLFNFELRYPLTQRLRLVPFYDVGNVFYQVKDINWARMTNTIGVGLHFNTPLGPIGVDYGFLLDPPSFVTASGAILRQPRGAIHIRFGQTF, via the coding sequence ATGGAATTGCAATCCGGGATGAACACACCAACAGAATCGAACAAGAAAAAATGGCCCCGGCGTTTGCTGGGTTTGAGTTTGGGATTGCTGCTGTTAGTAGGCGCGCTCGGCATTGCCGCCTGGTATTACCTGCGTTCCGACAGGTTTAATCGTTATGTCGCCGACAAGATCGAACAGGGCGCGCGTGATTACGGCTTGCGCGTCAAAGTCGGCGGCTTTGATTACACCTGGTCGGTCAAGACGGCGCGGTTGCGCGACCTCGAAATCGTCAATCAACAAACGGGGCAGCGCATCGCCACGATCAAACAGGCCGTGCTCGGCACCGAAATCCCCGACCTCTTTGCGCTGACCTTGCAACGCAATGTCATTCTGAAAGACCTGCAACTCAGCGGCGTTGAACTGCACGTTGACATTGACGCGCAAGGCCGCCACAACTTTGAAGGTGTGCGCCAGCCGGAAACGAGGTCCGAGAACATCAAAGTGGATTCGTCGCAGTTGCGCATTGCGCTGCGCGACAGCCAGTTCAGCTACAACGACCAGAAACACCTGTACACCACCACGCTTGAGGGATTGCAGGCGCGCGTTGAGCCTGTTGCCACAACACCCAATCTCCAATCTCCAATCTCAAATTTCAAAGCGCAGATCACTTCCAACGGCGGCAGCATTAGTTATGAAGCGCGCGCGGCCAGGCTAAATGAATTGACCGCAACGGCGACGCTCAACGCCTCTGGCGCGCAAATCGAAAGCCTGCAAGTCAACTCGCAACTCGGCGCAGTGAAAGCCAGCGGCAAGCTCGAAGAGTGGAAGGACTTGCGCTATGCCTTTGATGTCGAAACGCGCGCCGATTTGCACGAGGCGTTGCGTGTCTTTGCGCCTGCGGTTGATTGGAAAGGCGCGGTCAATGCCAAGGGCCAGATCGCAGGCACGACCGGCGACGCGGCGCGCTTTGCGTTCAAGGGCAATGCCGACATGCCCGACTTGCTGGTCGCGCCCGCCCGCTTGCGCAATGTGACGGCGAGTGGCGTCAACCTCAGCGTGCAAAACAGCGCGGCGCATTACACCGCCGACCGCGTGCGTGCCGAAACCGTCCTGGCCGATGTGGTCAAACTCGGCAACATGGCGACGACCGGCGTCAAAGGCGAATTCAAAGACAAACGCACGGCGCTGACCGCGCAAACCGCCACTGCCGCGCGCCTCGAATGGCCCGACGGAGAGGCGCATGACGGCGTGTTGCGCAACGTCAATTTCAATCTCAAAGAGCGCCGCTTCACCGTGGACGGCGCGGCCAGCATCGCGGGTGGCCGCGCCCACAGCATCGAATTCGGCCCCGCGACGGCGCAGGCCGAAGCCGACAACGACATCGTGACGCTCAATAACATCAACGCCAGCGCGTTGGGCGGCACGGCGACAGCGGAAGCGACCGTTGCCTTAACCCGTAACGGCCTGACGCGCATCAAGGGCAATTTCGCCGGTCTGCCGACGAGCAATTTGCTGGCGCTCTCAACCGTCAAAGCCGAGCAGGTGCCCGTCAGCGGCACGGTCAAGGGCGACGCCGACATCAGTTTCGTCAACAGCGCGCCGCAAAAATTGAGTGGCACAATTCGCGCCAACTTCGACGGCAAAGGCGCCGCGAGCATGGACGCGCTGGCTGTCAACGGCACTGTGCTGGTGCAAGCCGACAATGGCGTCTTCAACCTGCAACAGGCGCAATTCAACACCGATGTGACCAAACTGAATGCCAGCGGGCGCCTGGCTGTGGAGAGCAACTCCGATTTGGCGGTGGCGGTCACCACGACTGATGCCAGTCAATTGTTGACGATTGCCAAAGCCTTTCCTGACGCCGCGCAATTCATCAAAGACTATGAACCGCTATTGACCGGCGACCTGCAATTCAACGGGCGCATTACGGGCAAGCTGGATGCGTCTGTCATCGAAGGCGATCTCAACGCCAGCAGCGTCGGCATGCGCGATGCCTTGCTGGGCGTGCTGACCGGCAAGCTGTATCTGGGGCCAAACGAATTGCGCTTCCAAAACGGCTTGCTCAGCGCGTCGAATGGCGGTTCGCTGAAATTCGATTTGGCGACACCCTTGGATGCGCTGGGCAATAACAACAGCGGCAAACTCGACGCGGTCATTGACAAGCTTGAACTCGAAGCCATTTTGGCCGCCGTGGGCGCGCCCTCGGCCATGCAATTCGTCGCGGGCAATGTCAGCGGCGAGGCGCATCTGACCGGCTTGCCCAAAGCGATGCAGGGTAGCGGGCACATCAATCTGATTGACGGCAAGATTGGCAATCAAGCGGCGGAACTGGCCCAGGTTGATTTCAAGCTCGACGGCCAAAAGGTCTTGCTTGAAAAACTGGAAGCGCGCCTGTTGCAAAGCGGCCTCGTGGCGCGCGGCGAACTCGACCTGGAAAAGAAAACCTACCAACTCAGCGGCGCGGCCAAACAGATTGCGCTCGACCGGCTGGCCGAAGCCTTTGAATTGACCCAGGCGGAAGTCAAAGGCGCGGCGGACGCCACCTTCAACGTCAGCGGCTCATTCGACCGCGTCGAAGATTTGCGCGTTGAACTCAGCGCGCAGGCCGCCAACGTCAACGTCAATGGGCGCGACAGCGGCGAATTGAAGCTGACCGCGCGCACTGATCCCAGTGGACGCATTGACGCCGAATTGATGACGGGCTTGTTTGTCGCGGCGGGCGGCCAGCCGCAACTGGTCAAAGCCAGCTTCGACGTGCGCAAGGATGGTCGCCCCGTCGTGATCGAGAGCGCTGTGCGCGACCTAGACCTGGTGGCGGTGCTCAACACTTTTGCGCCCGATCTGGCTTCGTCATTCAAGGGCAAATTCAACGGCAAGCTGCGCATCGCCGGGCCGACGGTCAACGCCAGCGGCGAAGCGACCGCCGATCTGTTGCGCGGCGGCGTGACCTTTGACGCGATTGAGTTGCAGGTGCAGGGCAATCCGGTCACGGTGCAAACGCCGCTGGTCGTCGCGCTGGAAGGGCCGCAACTGCGCATCACGCCGACCAAACTGACCGGGCAGGGCATTGACCTGAGCCTCGGCGGCGAACTCGGCTTGCAGGACACGGGCCGCATGGCCTTCGCCTTGAACGGGCAGGTGACGCTGGCGAATCTGCCGCCGGTCAGCCCTGAGTTGCGCTTGGATGGCGTGGTGACGATCAACAACGCGCGTATCAGCGGCACCTTTGCCGAGCCGAGTTTGAGTGGCGAAATCCTGCTCGACCGCATCGGCATCTTTTCGCCTGACGCCCCGGCTGCTGTCGAGGAAGGGCGTGGGCGCATTGTGCTTAGCGGCGATAAAGCGACGCTCGAAAGTTTCAAGGCGCGCATCAACGAGGGCGCGCTCGATGTCAACGGCGCGCTGACCTTCGCCCAACTGCGGCCCAAAGAATGGAATTACACGCTCAAGGCCACCAACGTTGACATCATTTATGCCGAAGTGCGCGCGACCGTGAACGGCACGCTCAATCTGGCGGGCACGCCCGAAGGCCAATTGCTGAGCGGGCGCGCCGATGTGAGCGATGCCGAATACACCGGCCAGATTGATCTGGATGGCTTGGTCGCCGGGCGCAACATCGCGCCGGGCTTGAGCCGTTTTAGCGCGCCGGGCATCGGGCGGCGCAACCCTGGCTTGCCGCCGATCAATTTGAATGTGCGCGTCGAAGCGCGCGATTCGGTCGTCATCCGCGACAAAGAGATCAATACCGTCGGTTCGGCGCTGCTGACCTTGAGCGGGCCGCTGACCGATCCTTCGATGGCGGGGCGCGTTTCCGCCGATGGCGGGACGGTGCGCTTTCGCGGCCAGCGTTACGAAGTCACGACGGCGACGCTTGATCTGTTGGGCGGCGGCGCGACGCCCGTGCTCAACCTGCGCGCCGAAGGCACGACCAGCGGTTATCGCGTGACCATCGGTTTTGTCGGGCCGGTGGATCAGCTCGATCTGACGCTGGCGTCTGAACCCACGCTGACGCGCGATGAAATCCTGACGCTGATTGCGACGGGACGCACGGAAAATCGTTCGATTGCAGGCGGCGGCAGCGGCAGTCTGCTTTATAGCGGCGTGGATGCGGCGGCGTCGTTGTTCTCCTCCGGCTTGACCAAAGATTTAGAACGGCAACTGGGCATCATTGGCATCAACCGTTTCCAGATTGATCCGGTCTTCCGGCCCAACACCAACCCGGCGGCGCGCGCGACCATCGGCGGCCAGTTGGCGCGCAGCCTCTATTACAGCTTCGCCACCGATCTCGCCTCCGAAGGCGACCGCACGGCGCTGGTCGAATACACGTTCTCAAATACGTTCTCGACGATTGCGACTTATACGCAGGGCGGCACGGCGTCACGTGGCATTAATGCCAACAACGATTTCGCCCTGGAAATTCGCGGGCGCAAACGCTTCTCGCTGGGGTTCAAGCCCGATACGCCGACGCTGGCGAATACCGACCCGAACGCCAATGCCAACGCGACCCCGCCACCTGCTGTACGGCCCAAATTGCCGCTGGCCAATGTCGCCGTGACGCCGCTGACCGGCGTGTCGCTGAGCCAGCGCACCTTGCGCGAATTGCTGCCGGTGATGACGCAGGGTTTCAGCCGTTCGCTGGCGCGCCTGGGCGAACGGCGCTTGCTGAATTACCTGCAAGAGAAGGGCTACTTTTTTGCCGACGTCAAAGCGCGTTGTGAACCTGTCAGTTGCGGCGGCGATGGCTTGCAACTGTTTTACGATGTCGAGGCGGGCGAACGTTACCGGCTCAGCGATGTGCGGTTTGAAGGCGTGACGGCTTCAAAGGTGGACGACATCGCCGCCGAATTGCAGTCGCAACCGGCCAATCTGTTGGCGAGCGTGCCGTTCGTCCGCAACCTGCCGCTGGTGGGCAGCTTGAAACGCGGCCTGACCAGCAATGAATTGATCCGTGGCGATGTCGAGACGCTCCGGCGCGTCTTGCTGGATCGCGGCTTCCGCGACGCGCGCGTCACGTCGCGTTACGCCGTCACCGAAGAGAATGGTTTGGTGCTGGTCTTCAACGTCGAAGAAGGCCCGCAATCGCGCGTGGCCGATGTGATCATCAAAGGCAACACGCTGATGACCGACGGCGATGTGCTTTTCACGGTGCCCATTGGCACGGACGACATCTTCTCGTTGACGCAGGCGGCGGCGGGCACGCAGCGCATCAAACAGCTTTACGCCCAGCAGGGCTATCTGGAAGCGAACGCCGAACTGGAAGTGATCGAACTGGCCCCGGATCGCGTGCGGCTGCAATACAACGTCACCGAAGGCACGCAGGCGCTCGTCTCCGAAGTTGAAGTCACCGGCACGACCAAAACCAAACTCAACTGGGTGCGCCGCTACTACGATTTCAAAACCGGCCAGGTGCTGACGCCGCAGCAGATTCGCAACACACAACGCGATCTTTACGCCACGGGCGCGTTCCGCGAAGTCGGCTTGCGCAGCGAATTGCTCGACCCCGTCACGGGCGCGCACCGCATCACACTGAATCTGACCGAAGCCAAACCGCTGCTGTTTGTTTATGGCGCGGGTTATTCGACCGACGACGGCGCGCGCGGCCTGATCGAACTGACCAACAACAACATCGCCGGCACGATGGATGCGCTGACCTTGCGGTTGCGCGCCAGCCGCCGCGAACAATTCTCGCAATTGCTCTTTACCGATCTGCGGCCCTTCGGCATGAAGCTGCCGACGACGGTTTCGGTCTTTTACAATCGCAACGGCGACTTGCGCCCATCCACCCGGCGGCGCGAGCAACTGGCCGATGGCACGGTGCAGGATGTGCCGGATGTTGCTTCGTTCGGCCTGCAACGTTTTGCTTTTTTTGTGCAAACCGAGCGCCGGCTGAATCAGCGAACTTCGCTGCGCTTCCGCTATAACTTCGAGCGCGCCAACCTGTTCAACTTCGAGCAGAACTTCCCTGAGACGGAAGTGACGCGCAATGAACGCGCGGTGCGCTTGGGCATCGCGTCCGTCGGCATTACGCGCGACACCCGCGACAATTTGTTGTTGCCGACCAAGGGCCAACTGTTCAGCGCCGATCACCAACTGGCCACGACGTTGCTAGGCGGCAACGAATCGTACAACAAGTTTTTCATCAATTATCAACGCTTCCACACGCTCGCGCGCGAGACGCCCGTGCTCAAGGATTCGACGCTGGCGGTGGCGGCGCGTCTGGGCGTGGCGTCAGTGTTCAAAGCTGCCGACCGCAACGGCGACGGTGTCATCAGTCTGTCAGAGCAACGCTTGCCGATCAGCGAGCGGTTCTTTTCGGGCGGCGCGACGACCTTGCGCGGGTTCAAATTCGAGACCGCCGGGCCGCAAGGCATTTTGGAACCGCGTCCGGGCACGCGTGATTTGCCAACGCTGGTGCCGTTGGGCGGCGATGCCGAAGTGCTCTTCAATTTTGAACTGCGCTACCCGTTGACGCAGCGGCTGCGGCTGGTGCCGTTTTATGATGTCGGCAACGTGTTCTATCAGGTCAAGGATATAAACTGGGCGCGCATGACAAACACGATAGGCGTCGGGTTGCATTTCAATACGCCGCTGGGGCCGATTGGGGTGGATTACGGCTTCCTGCTTGACCCGCCATCGTTCGTCACGGCGTCCGGTGCTATACTGCGGCAACCACGCGGAGCAATCCATATTCGATTCGGACAAACATTCTAG
- the corA gene encoding magnesium/cobalt transporter CorA, with the protein MLKTLVLNRRTKVIQPVSDPEEISDLCAEHENVLWVDVSDPTGSDFDDLAKEFGFHPLAIEDCRFPHQRPKVEEYPGYYFVVLYEAELNESGQLELRELNLFLGANYLVTVHSQPVRAIAQAEKLWRHWLDIAEQGTGLLTYLLLDAIVDEYMALLDQQADRIEDIEETIFGEFQPEALQEIFRLKKQLLYLRRSVAPLREVFNTLLRREQALFARETLVYFQDVFDHLVRVTEMIDTLRDTLSAAVEAYLSVSGHRMNMIMKRLTSISTILMSVTLIAGIYGMNFSFMPELGWRYGYVGALAVMLLLALVLYVYFRKIKWL; encoded by the coding sequence ATGCTCAAAACCCTCGTTCTCAATCGCCGCACCAAAGTCATCCAGCCCGTCAGCGACCCCGAGGAAATCAGTGATCTGTGCGCCGAACACGAGAACGTTCTTTGGGTGGACGTGAGCGACCCGACCGGCAGTGATTTCGACGACCTTGCCAAAGAATTCGGCTTTCACCCGCTGGCCATTGAGGATTGCCGCTTTCCGCATCAGCGCCCCAAAGTCGAAGAGTATCCCGGTTATTACTTCGTCGTGTTGTATGAAGCCGAGTTGAATGAAAGCGGCCAGCTCGAGTTGCGCGAATTGAATTTGTTCCTGGGCGCCAACTATCTCGTGACCGTGCACAGTCAGCCCGTGCGCGCCATCGCGCAGGCTGAAAAACTCTGGCGGCACTGGCTGGACATCGCCGAGCAGGGCACTGGCTTGCTGACCTATTTGCTGCTGGACGCCATCGTGGACGAATACATGGCCTTGCTCGACCAGCAGGCCGACCGCATCGAGGACATCGAAGAGACGATCTTCGGCGAATTCCAGCCCGAGGCTTTGCAGGAAATTTTCCGGCTCAAAAAACAGTTGCTCTATCTGCGGCGCAGCGTGGCCCCGTTGCGCGAGGTGTTCAATACGCTGCTACGGCGTGAACAGGCGCTCTTTGCGCGCGAGACGCTGGTTTACTTTCAGGATGTCTTTGATCATCTGGTGCGCGTGACTGAAATGATTGATACGTTGCGCGACACGCTGAGCGCGGCGGTCGAGGCGTATCTGTCGGTGTCGGGCCATCGCATGAATATGATCATGAAACGGCTGACTTCGATCTCGACGATTCTGATGTCGGTCACGCTGATCGCCGGTATATACGGGATGAATTTTTCGTTTATGCCTGAGTTGGGCTGGCGTTATGGCTACGTCGGCGCGCTGGCGGTCATGCTGTTGCTGGCGCTGGTGCTGTACGTTTACTTCCGCAAAATCAAATGGCTGTGA
- a CDS encoding zinc-ribbon domain-containing protein produces MTKFCNQCGAEVAEAQKFCNKCGTRLLPTTPTEPPPGYQAQGSAPPQSSPQATYQSPPPPASAAQMPYQAGYMSPAQQQYGNPAGGLGLTSNIIGALCYLVSPITAIIFLVIDPYNKDRFVRFHAWQSIFYAVAWVALKIALGILYFILPNFLVGMMSGIVGLGFFIGWIWLMIQAYQNKREKLPVIGDLAEQQAR; encoded by the coding sequence ATGACTAAGTTTTGCAATCAATGCGGAGCCGAGGTCGCCGAAGCGCAGAAGTTTTGCAATAAGTGCGGCACCCGGTTGTTGCCGACGACGCCCACCGAACCGCCGCCGGGGTATCAAGCCCAGGGCAGTGCGCCGCCGCAGTCGTCGCCACAGGCTACGTATCAATCGCCCCCGCCGCCCGCTTCTGCGGCCCAAATGCCATATCAAGCCGGTTATATGTCGCCTGCGCAACAGCAGTACGGCAATCCGGCAGGTGGCTTAGGGCTGACCTCGAATATCATCGGCGCGTTGTGTTATTTGGTCTCGCCCATCACGGCGATCATCTTCCTGGTCATTGATCCGTACAACAAAGACCGGTTCGTGCGCTTTCATGCGTGGCAATCCATCTTTTATGCCGTAGCCTGGGTGGCGTTAAAAATTGCGCTCGGCATCCTCTATTTCATCCTGCCGAATTTTCTGGTGGGCATGATGAGCGGCATCGTCGGGCTGGGCTTTTTCATCGGCTGGATTTGGCTGATGATTCAGGCCTATCAAAACAAACGCGAGAAATTGCCGGTCATCGGCGATCTGGCCGAACAACAGGCGCGCTGA
- a CDS encoding PIN domain-containing protein codes for MATLFLFDTNLLVHLVRGDAMGEEIKAEYAPFTRDPKPLICVVTDGELRSLALQFGWGAPKLNQMEFVLGCFGRVPIELRDVLETYAALDAHSKSQGIKMGKNDLWIAAAAYITGTRLVTTDDDFDHLNPTLLLVERRLYRQVKS; via the coding sequence ATGGCGACGCTCTTTTTGTTCGACACGAACCTGCTGGTACATCTGGTGCGCGGCGATGCGATGGGTGAAGAAATCAAAGCCGAGTACGCGCCTTTTACACGCGACCCCAAGCCGCTGATTTGCGTGGTGACGGATGGGGAATTGCGCTCCCTGGCATTACAATTTGGTTGGGGCGCACCCAAGCTGAACCAAATGGAATTTGTGCTGGGCTGTTTTGGCCGTGTTCCCATCGAACTGAGAGACGTTTTGGAAACCTATGCCGCGCTGGATGCCCATTCGAAATCGCAGGGCATCAAGATGGGCAAAAATGATTTATGGATTGCGGCGGCGGCCTACATCACCGGCACCAGGCTGGTAACGACGGATGATGATTTTGACCATCTCAATCCGACGCTGTTGTTGGTTGAACGGCGGCTGTATCGCCAAGTCAAATCATAG